A genomic stretch from Hermetia illucens chromosome 7, iHerIll2.2.curated.20191125, whole genome shotgun sequence includes:
- the LOC119660739 gene encoding calcium-activated chloride channel regulator 1-like, with amino-acid sequence MKMKSMNTISFCGISKIVTGILLANIFIDIRSFVEASAYEEITIEIDENVPPNNCSEVLKMLEITLSATSRHLLTALDRTVYFSNFSIILPHTWPDYCLPANTSIDRSRGNPSDISITQDHLLFGDQIWTQQSGKCGERGDQIFASFNSFYRPSASKELLKEWIKYRYGVFDEIGYESDSIYPRCYTADKQYVTACSNEKITDNGFCDQTNQSINLERLVNPNADSSILFLPQPDNIKKVCDESNHDRLAPTKHNLLCGRRSVREIIMKSSDFITKPNNESLLNVKSFLISPLINYRRRLLTRYIIVIDETQNILMRESWSFLRSAIRKWLVYDLQSNTEVGIVLANENSVDKVLGLMGLDVSKNRDLIASFIPYIPSDSSQSACILCAIKEALKLFSHRRRTNGFASEVLLIIAPGIDDRLSYKSVVNWAIGNRTRFVTINFPTITRHRPMDELAILTGGEAFTVLEQKYNSEKSFLNTYFDLTTILFHVSCKYFEGPRSKLPVEVHRKELIDKMNDFNSSKRSSRVISGNFYLDEGMSTPSGFFIYTHNVEVPLIQNVKLTSPGGITYGTRSDQRIPVKQITIIASVNQTGPWSYRIERFNGNPQPHYVQVLATPRSTTNSIVQTRAWIRKSEFGGPFVLYCEVKRGGYPVHSAYVEVRITRPTLQCNYTNNCEEKLKLLDTGSGDPDITKGDGVYSRYFSTAISGPGMYRFDILVDDNGNTAYALPLNSEIIPTGSHKMVCCGSVITDIKTKQIPPFQRHLPSITITVNRNESETELKSIVGRIGDLTGSYIGDGKVRLTWTAPDMGGHSVVKYEVRYALNFFDIVNNFDTVASIWPHASPYPYAIGDITNFILDINLEPALYGSTIFIAIRPFTTLFTDVVPGLESNPIHVVIPNRISPTTPDTEITETSINQEKNAAESESDPTTGKSPVTRTNIKEYSIAIAVGIFLISIIIVLYLVYCITKRRRKQAKRDGLCSADIAHTTKIESLPRNEAVKICPNKGNLTDSLCQDDNIFQQQEHCQQHFNQNSNVHPVIEPPDHHVIGLPLCPDGSEYQKKDYVDRFTPTLYSACGTVSVISANDNNTFTRQGRVLSPYDSWTASQLLHEHEYRVSPIGDLLESPDHLTPNYDAPPIPPLPLNTDSYQIYGESVTQPNRQHRHQPPTYSTIRRNEGPPLQSSTHPTKLFHNKNSCPSISSTQQDVAHSFNEKKRRNVTMV; translated from the exons ATAACATTGAGCGCCACATCACGCCATCTACTTACCGCTCTTGACCGCACGGTTTATTTTAgtaatttttcaattattctccCACATACGTGGCCCGATTATTGCTTACCTGCAAATACCAGTATTGATCGATCACGAGGTAATCCTAGTGACATTTCAATAACACAGGATCATCTATTATTTGGTGATCAAATTTGGACACAACAGAGCGGCAAATGTGGAGAACGTGGGGATCAAATTTTCGCTAGTTTTAACAGTTTCTATAGGCCTAGTGCTTCGAAAGAGTTACTGAAGGAATGGATTAAATATCGTTATGGCGTTTTTGATGAGATTGGATATGAATCAGATTCTATATATCCACGTTGTTATACAGCCGATAAACAGTATGTTACGGCCTGTTCAAATGAAAAGATAACAGATAATGG tttttgtgaTCAAACCAATCAATCCATAAACTTGGAAAGATTAGTTAATCCTAATGCTGATTCCAGCATATTGTTCCTACCGCAACCAGATAATATAAAGAAGGTTTGTGATGAGAGCAACCACGATCGATTAGCTCCTACTAAACATAATCTGCTATGTGGTCGTCGAAGTGTTCgtgaaataataatgaaaagttCTGATTTTATCACTAAACCTAATAACGAGAGTTTATTGAACGTAAAGTCATTTCTGATAAGTCCACTTATAAATTATAGAAGGCGATTGTTGACCCGGTATATCATTGTAATTGATGAGACCCAGAATATTTTAATGAGAGAATCATGGAGTTTTTTACGAAGTGCCATTCGAAAGTGGCTTGTCTACGATCTTCAATCAAATACTGAAGTTGGTATCGTTCTCGCCAATGAAAATTCAGTAGATAAAGTCTTAGGCCTAATGGGACTAGATGTATCCAAAAACCGTGATCTTATCGCCTCGTTTATTCCATACATTCCAAGTGATTCATCTCAGTCTGCGTGCATCCTCTGCGCTATCAAAGAGGCTTTGAAATTGTTTTCACATCGGCGCCGGACAAATGGTTTTGCAAGTGAGGTTCTTCTTATTATCGCTCCAGGAATAGATGATCGGCTAAGCTATAAATCTGTGGTGAATTGGGCCATCGGAAATCGAACCCGCTTTGTTACAATTAATTTTCCAACAATAACAAGACATCGACCAATGGATGAACTAGCAATATTGACTGGAGGTGAAGCCTTCACTGTGCTCGAACAAAAGTACAATAGTGAAAAAAGCTTCCTAAACACATATTTTGATCTGACTACAATTTTGTTCCATGTAAGCTGCAAATACTTCGAAGGACCTCGATCAAAGCTGCCAGTCGAAGTTCATCGGAAGGAACTTATAGATAAGATGAATGATTTCAATTCTTCGAAACGAAGTAGTCGGGTTATCAGTGGAAACTTTTACCTTGATGAAGGAATGAGTACCCCGTCAGGATTTTTTATTTACACGCATAATGTTGAGGTTCCTCTGATACAAAATGTCAAACTTACTAGTCCTGGAGGAATCACATATGGAACACGGAGCGATCAACGCATTCCAGTAAAGCAAATTACTATTATCGCTTCGGTAAATCAAACTGGACCGTGGTCCTACAGAATTGAACGATTTAATGGGAATCCCCAACCACACTATGTTCAAGTACTTGCAACGCCTAGGAGCACAACTAATTCCATTGTACAAACGCGTGCATGGATTCGAAAGTCTGAATTTGGAGGACCTTTCGTATTGTACTGTGAAGTTAAACGGGGTGGCTATCCTGTACATTCAGCTTATGTTGAAGTAAGAATAACGAGACCCACTTTGCAGTGTAACTATACAAATAATTGTGAAGAGAAATTGAAACTACTTGATACTGGTTCAGGCGATCCTGACATAACAAAAGGCGACGGCGTATACTCAAGATATTTTAGTACAGCAATAAGTGGCCCGGGTATGTATCGATTCGACATTTTAGTAGATGACAATGGAAATACCGCATATGCGCTACCCCTTAACTCAGAGATAATTCCAACAGGAAGCCATAAAATGGTTTGCTGTGGGAGCGTCATAACAGATATCAAAACGAAGCAGATACCACCATTCCAGCGACATCTGCCTTCTATTACAATAACAGTAAACCGCAATGAGTCCGAGACTGAATTGAAATCAATTGTTGGTCGAATTGGGGATCTAACCGGGTCGTATATTGGAGATGGAAAAGTTCGCTTAACATGGACTGCCCCAGACATGGGTGGTCATAGTGTCGTTAAATATGAGGTCCGCTATGCCTTGAACTTTTTTGATATAGTTAATAACTTCGACACAGTGGCTTCTATTTGGCCGCATGCTTCTCCTTATCCGTATGCTATCGGAGATATAACGAATTTCATACTGGACATAAATCTTGAACCTGCCCTTTACGGGTCCACCATATTCATAGCGATACGTCCGTTCACAACGTTATTCACAGATGTCGTACCAGGACTTGAATCCAATCCAATACATGTTGTTATCCCAAATCGAATTTCACCTACAACGCCCGATACGGAAATAACTGAAACATCAATTAATCAAGAGAAAAACGCAGCCGAAAGTGAAAGTGACCCAACCACAGGGAAGAGTCCGGTGACCAGAACTAACATTAAAGAATACTCTATTGCTATTGCTGTTGGCATATTCCTCATTAGTATCATTATTGTGCTTTATCTTGTATATTGCATTACCAAACGTCGCCGTAAGCAAGCCAAACGAGATGGATTGTGTAGTGCAGATATTGCGCATACCACTAAAATTGAGTCCTTGCCTCGAAATGAAGCGGTCAAAATATGCCCGAATAAAGGAAATTTAACCGATTCGCTATGTCAGGATGATAATATTTTCCAGCAACAAGAACACTGCCAGCAACACTTCAATCAGAACTCGAATGTTCACCCAGTCATTGAGCCACCCGATCATCATGTTATTGGATTGCCATTGTGCCCAGATGGATCAGAGTATCAGAAGAAGGACTATGTTGATCGGTTTACTCCAACTTTATACTCTGCTTGTGGCACGGTTAGTGTGATTTCAGCTAATGATAACAATACCTTTACACGGCAAGGACGGGTGCTCAGTCCTTACGATTCATGGACTGCATCTCAACTTTTACATGAACATGAATATCGTGTTTCACCAATCGGAGACTTACTGGAAAGTCCAGATCATCTGACACCGAACTATGATGCCCCTCCAATTCCGCCTTTAccattaaacacagattcataTCAGATATATGGTGAATCAGTGACCCAACCCAACAGACAACATCGACATCAGCCTCCAACCTACAGTACCATTCGGCGCAATGAAGGTCCGCCATTGCAGTCATCTACGCATCCAACAAAGCTATTTCATAATAAAAATTCATGTCCTTCTATATCCTCAACACAACAGGACGTTGCTCATTCATTCAATgagaaaaaacgaagaaatGTAACGATGGTGTGA